AATTGTCGTTGCGAACCATCAGGAAGTTTTACTGAAACCATGTCACTCTCCAAAGCGGAAAAATACAAAAAGAATTGAGATAAAAGATGAGTCTAAAAACGCAGACGAAAAAAAAGCACGGCTAGCCGTGCTTTTTCAGTTTGTTTCAAACGAAAAGTATCCTCGACTAGAGTCGCTCCCAAACCAGTTTAGTGGTAGTTCGCGGTGTCATAACCAGGGATGCCTTTCTCGCTCTTAACTATAATGTTTTAATAATTTTAAATCCGTTGGTAGGCACGATTGGACTCGAACCAACGACCCCTACCATGTCAAGGTAGTGCTCTAACCAGCTGAGCTACGCGCCTAAGAAACAAGAGTATAGCAGAGCCTTTAGGAAAATTGCTAGCCCCCTCGGGCAAAATATTTCCACGCCCTGTATAAACCTGAATATCAAGACTGCCTATTTAGCTCTATCAACTGAAAAAACAGCATCCATAAAATTTCCATGTATATATATGACCCAGCCTTAGGCTACACTAATGCCATATTTAACACAGCACCATACTCTACATGACCTCCCCCTCTCATCATCAGAGCAGCGAACATTTGCATGACCACAGGCGCGGCGATGCCGAGCACAGACATTATTTTGAAAACCGCAGCCAGAAAATTCTCGCCTGGGCTCTGGGCCTGACCCTGAGTTTTGCTGGCGTCGAAGTCGCGTTTGGCTTCATCTCCAACTCCCTGGCATTAATCTCTGATGCCGGGCATATGGTGACTGACGCTGCCGCCCTGGGCCTGGCCCTGCTCGCGCAAATCATCGCCAAGCGCCCTCCCACGGCAAAAAATTCTTTTGGATTTGGCCGCGCCGAAGCACTCGCCGCCTTTGTCAATGGTCTGGTGATGCTGGGCGTCATCGTCTGGATATGCAAAGAAGCGATACAACGTTTCTCTGCCCCAGAAGCGGTGCAAGGCGGCACTGTCATGCTGGTAGCTGGCATAGGCCTGGCAATCAATATCGTAGTTGCCTGGGTACTTTCGCATGACAAGGACAGCGTGAACACCAAAGCTGCGCTGGTACATGTCATGGGCGACTTGCTGGGCTCTGTCGCAGCCATCATCTCCGGTGCGGTGATCTACAAAACGGGCTGGATGCAAATCGATCCGCTGCTGTCGATTTTCGTATCCCTGCTGATTTTGAAATCTACATTCTCGGTGCTAAAGGAGTCTTATCACTTCCTGATGGAAGGTGTGCCACATCACATAGACTATGTGCAAATCGGTGCCGACCTCGAAGACATTAATGGCATATTGTCAGTGCATGACTTGCATGTCTGGGAAATGTCACCCGGCTACCCTGCCCTGATCGGCCATCTCGAAATCGAAGACCTCAGCGCCTGGCCACGCATACTGGAAAGTGTCAAGGCCATGCTGCTCAGTAAGCACAAGATTGATCATATAACTTTGCAGGCAGAGGTAAGCGAAGAGGAAGAATGATACGGCTTCGCAGCCTTTATAGTTATGACTGTCGCACAAGATGCGCACTTAACACTGGATAGCGCCCAGCAAGGGCGACATCAAGCTTACGCAAATAACTGCTACCAAATTTACCGGCCTCAAGGCCATTTACCAGCGATGCTGGAATATCAACAACATATTCTGGCGTCAATGAAGCAAGCCCCATAGCGATCGCCGCAACACTGTCGACATCGCCACCAAAATTAACGCAATCGAGCAAGAGTGTTGACATGCAGCGATTAGCCTGCAAGGCTGTATTGACCGCATGCAAAGTTTGCAAGGCATCGCATTCAACTTCAGCAGCCCAATCGCCTCGCAATATGAAGCCTGTGATTTCCAATATAAAATCAGGCAACTCGACCAATTTTGCCTTGTCATATAAAAGTGCATGCGACATGAGTGCAACAACATGCGAAGACAAAGTACCTTCAGCCGTGTTGTGAGTCACCATGGCCTGCTCGCGTGCAGCTTGCGCCAACACATTATTATCTGCGATCAAACCCAATGGAACCGAACGCATTGCAGCACCATTGCGACGGCTTTCTGGTGAAATTCGCTGTCTGAGATCAGCGCCATTCACGCACAAATCCAGTAAACCCTGCAAGCCTTTGGCATACCCCTGTCGCTGGTCGCGTTTATAACATCTGACATAGGCATCGGCAAATGCGTCACTTGAATAATCGCTATTCGCCAGCAAGACTTCGGCAACCGCGATACTCATCTGCGTATCATCAGTATAGCAACCTGCTTGTATCCCCAGTTCATGTGGCACGTAACTTTCAAGTGTATTACTGCGCATGATTTTCTCGCGCCCGCAAAACTCAAAACCAGCACCATAGGCATCGCCTATCGCTATCTCCAGTAACAAATTACTTCTCCACTCGCTTCAATACTTGCAAGCTCATATGTTTGAAATTCAATTCCTGCGCACTTCCAGCACACCACTGACTTCATGCAACACATGCAGTGCCTTTTGGAGCTGTGTAGTACCACCTATTTCCACAGTAAATGACATGCGCGCTTGTGATTTTGCGCTTTGGGTATTGACGCCTATCACATTGATTTTTTCACGGGAAAATACCTCGGAAATATCACGCAGCAATCCCTGGCGGTCTTGCGCCAGCACAAAGATATCGACGGGATAAACTGTGTCCTTGCCATGATCGCCCCAGGTCGTCTGTATGACGCGCTCGGGTGCCTTATTACGCATCTCGGCAAAATTCTTGCAAGTCAGGCGGTGTATGGATACGCCCTTGCCACGGGTAACAAAACCGACGATATCATCTGGCGGTGCCGGTTTGCAGCAACGCGCCAGTTGTGTCATCAAGCCTTCAGTACCGACCACCAGCACGCCGGATTTGGCGCCTTGCGTGACGCTGGATGCACGGCTTTTATTGGTGAAGCTGAGTTCATCCGGCTCAACTTCCGCCACATTCTCACGCAAGACTGTTTCAATTTGCCTGAGACTGAATTCATCTTTACCAACGGACAGGAAGAGATCATTCACATCAGCAAAACCCAGCTTGCGTGCCAGTTCTTCAAGGTTGACTGCAGTCTTGCCTTCGCGCTGCAAAGTTTTTTCAACTAGGGCGCGGCCATTCGACAGGGTTTCTTCCTGATCGATGGCATTGAACCAGGCGCGGATTTTGGTACGTGTGCGGGTACTCGCAGAATAATCCGGCGAGAGCCAGTCACGCGACGGGCCAGCCTGGGAAGAACCGACTTTGAGAGTAATGATCTCCACTGTCTGACCATTTTGCAGGGGCGTATTCAGCGGCACCATGACATTATCAACCCGCGCGCCACGGCAGCGATGACCAACATCGGTATGCAGGTGATAGGCAAAATCCACGGGCGTGGAATTGCAGGGCAATTCTATGACGCGGGCCTGCGGGGTCAGCACATAAATTCTGTCATCCAGGCTGGCGGCCTTGAGTTTTTCTACCCATTCGCGTTGCAATTCTTCTTGCTCGACGACGACATCGGTGACGTCAGTTTTCCAGGCCAGCAATTGCCTGAGCCAGGCGATTTTTTCGTCGTATTCCTGAGCTGAAAAATTTGAGCCACCCGACTCTTTATAGCGCCAGTGCGCCGCTACGCCATACTCTGCAAACTGGTGCATTTCACGCGTACGTATCTGCACTTCCAGCGGCCTGCCGTCTTCTACCACCACGACCGTATGCAATGATTTATAGCCATTCGGTTTGGGGCGGGAAATATAGTCGTCGAACTCTTTGGGTATCGGTGTCCAGGCATTGTGAACCAAGCCTAAGACAGTATAGCAATCCTTGATATCATCAACGATAACGCGAAAAGCGCGCACGTCGTACAACTCATCAAAGTTGACTGACTTGCCCTTCATTTTTTTCCAGATACTGTAGATATGCTTGGGCCGTCCTGATACTTCGGCCTTGATGCCAGCTATCTGCAATTCCTTGTTCAGTCTTTCTATCGCATTGACGACAAAGCTCTCACGTTCCAGGCGCTTTTCCTCCAGCATCTTGGCAATGCGCTTGTATTGTTGCGGCTCGAGAAAACGGAAAGACAGGTCTTCCAGCTCCCATTTGAGTTGCCAGACACCGAGGCGGTTTGCCAGCGGCGCGTACAAGTCCATGGTTTCACTGGCATATTGCTGGGCCGCGCCATCTTCGCGCTTGCACTCAGCAAAGTAACGCAAGGTGGTTACCCTTGATGCCAGGCGCACCAGCACTACGCGCATGTCGGTGGCCATGGCCAGCACCATCTTGCGCAGGGTTTCCATCTGGCTGGCGGCTTTTTCAGCAGCATCTTTACCACGGCCTACATCATGCTGCGTCAAAGCGGCTTCGCGCAACTTCATCAGACGGCGTATACCGGTAACTAGATCGGCGATTTCCTTGCCAAAGCGGATTTCTATCTGCTCTGCCGCAATCGGGTTCAGTTCTGGCAATTCAAACAGGATGGCCGCAATACGGGTATCAACATCGGTACGCAACATGGCCAGCGTCGCCACCACGCCGTTCACAAATTGCAGGGCATTTTGCTCTGTGACGACACATTTGTTGGCATACAGAGGGGTGACGTATTCCAGCGCCGCGATGACGCGCTCTGCGTCGGCTTCAGACAAGCCTTCCAGCAAAGCTGCTTCAGTTGCTGTGGTCGAGATTGATACCATATGATTTATATCTGTGCTGCAGTGACGACAACTTCAATGAGCCAGGCAGGATTGGCCAGTTTAGCTTCTACCGTGGCACGCGGTGGTGTATTACCCAGGGCAACCCAGGCGTCCCATACCTGGTTCATACCACCGATCATGCTGATGTCAGACAAAAATATCTGGCAACTGAGTATGCGCGATTTGTCGCTGCCTGCTTCGGCCAGCAAACGGTCGATATGGGTCAGTACTTGCGCTGTTTGTCCTGCTATATCCTGGCTGGCATCATCAGGGATTTGCCCGGCCAGATAGACGACTTTGTTAAAAATGGCGGTTTCGGACAAACGCGGACCTACGTGAAATCTTTGGATACTCATTTTTTGACTCTATTTTTAAACTTATTCCTGGTTCAATAAAAAATCAACAGCTACCGCTATTTGATCAGGCTGCACAAACGTCGGTGCATGTCCCACGCCGGCAAACTCCACCAGCCGGGCGCGTGGGCCACGTTGAGTCATCGCCTGCGCTGATTCAGCCGTCAGCAAATCTGACTCTGCGCCACGTACCAGCAAGGTCGGGCAACTTATTGCATCATACGCTGCCCACAACATGGTCTGCGCAATTGCTGCCAATTCTGGCGTGCTGGCCTTGATAGGCTGCGCAAGACCTAAATCATAGTGTCGCACCCATTGCCCCTGCTCGTTTTGACGCAGGACATCGCGCGCCAGTTTTCCCCACTGAGCCTCACTGTGCGGGCCGAAGGAGATCGAGATCGCCTTGATATAGGCTTGCGCTTCCTCAAAACTGTCAAAGCGCACATCCTGGCCTATGTAGTCGCCTATTCTGGCAAGTGCATCAGGATTAAGCACGGGGCCAACATCATTCAGAAT
This is a stretch of genomic DNA from Undibacterium sp. KW1. It encodes these proteins:
- a CDS encoding bifunctional (p)ppGpp synthetase/guanosine-3',5'-bis(diphosphate) 3'-pyrophosphohydrolase — encoded protein: MVSISTTATEAALLEGLSEADAERVIAALEYVTPLYANKCVVTEQNALQFVNGVVATLAMLRTDVDTRIAAILFELPELNPIAAEQIEIRFGKEIADLVTGIRRLMKLREAALTQHDVGRGKDAAEKAASQMETLRKMVLAMATDMRVVLVRLASRVTTLRYFAECKREDGAAQQYASETMDLYAPLANRLGVWQLKWELEDLSFRFLEPQQYKRIAKMLEEKRLERESFVVNAIERLNKELQIAGIKAEVSGRPKHIYSIWKKMKGKSVNFDELYDVRAFRVIVDDIKDCYTVLGLVHNAWTPIPKEFDDYISRPKPNGYKSLHTVVVVEDGRPLEVQIRTREMHQFAEYGVAAHWRYKESGGSNFSAQEYDEKIAWLRQLLAWKTDVTDVVVEQEELQREWVEKLKAASLDDRIYVLTPQARVIELPCNSTPVDFAYHLHTDVGHRCRGARVDNVMVPLNTPLQNGQTVEIITLKVGSSQAGPSRDWLSPDYSASTRTRTKIRAWFNAIDQEETLSNGRALVEKTLQREGKTAVNLEELARKLGFADVNDLFLSVGKDEFSLRQIETVLRENVAEVEPDELSFTNKSRASSVTQGAKSGVLVVGTEGLMTQLARCCKPAPPDDIVGFVTRGKGVSIHRLTCKNFAEMRNKAPERVIQTTWGDHGKDTVYPVDIFVLAQDRQGLLRDISEVFSREKINVIGVNTQSAKSQARMSFTVEIGGTTQLQKALHVLHEVSGVLEVRRN
- a CDS encoding alpha/beta fold hydrolase; this encodes MQARRKSVQCISPTGLHAMSYKEWGDPLNPKVLVCVHGVTRVAEDFDSLAVALCNEYRVVCPDVVGRGYSGRLRNPMHYQIPQYVSDMVSLLARLDAQTVHWFGTSMGGLIGMSLASLPDNPIKKLILNDVGPVLNPDALARIGDYIGQDVRFDSFEEAQAYIKAISISFGPHSEAQWGKLARDVLRQNEQGQWVRHYDLGLAQPIKASTPELAAIAQTMLWAAYDAISCPTLLVRGAESDLLTAESAQAMTQRGPRARLVEFAGVGHAPTFVQPDQIAVAVDFLLNQE
- a CDS encoding RidA family protein; translation: MSIQRFHVGPRLSETAIFNKVVYLAGQIPDDASQDIAGQTAQVLTHIDRLLAEAGSDKSRILSCQIFLSDISMIGGMNQVWDAWVALGNTPPRATVEAKLANPAWLIEVVVTAAQI
- a CDS encoding cation diffusion facilitator family transporter, producing the protein MTSPSHHQSSEHLHDHRRGDAEHRHYFENRSQKILAWALGLTLSFAGVEVAFGFISNSLALISDAGHMVTDAAALGLALLAQIIAKRPPTAKNSFGFGRAEALAAFVNGLVMLGVIVWICKEAIQRFSAPEAVQGGTVMLVAGIGLAINIVVAWVLSHDKDSVNTKAALVHVMGDLLGSVAAIISGAVIYKTGWMQIDPLLSIFVSLLILKSTFSVLKESYHFLMEGVPHHIDYVQIGADLEDINGILSVHDLHVWEMSPGYPALIGHLEIEDLSAWPRILESVKAMLLSKHKIDHITLQAEVSEEEE
- a CDS encoding ADP-ribosylglycohydrolase family protein; the encoded protein is MLLEIAIGDAYGAGFEFCGREKIMRSNTLESYVPHELGIQAGCYTDDTQMSIAVAEVLLANSDYSSDAFADAYVRCYKRDQRQGYAKGLQGLLDLCVNGADLRQRISPESRRNGAAMRSVPLGLIADNNVLAQAAREQAMVTHNTAEGTLSSHVVALMSHALLYDKAKLVELPDFILEITGFILRGDWAAEVECDALQTLHAVNTALQANRCMSTLLLDCVNFGGDVDSVAAIAMGLASLTPEYVVDIPASLVNGLEAGKFGSSYLRKLDVALAGRYPVLSAHLVRQS